The following are encoded together in the Pseudomonadota bacterium genome:
- a CDS encoding histidinol-phosphate transaminase — protein sequence MNIHDFSEHKGFDLRQVMDFASGVNPLGPSNKAKHAIRKGIKHLPFPPDEEIRYLKRYICKKERIREDNIIFGQGLPHILHALIHIASSKTVFAPSPVSLAYKTVFNRYDVNVVTLPMTEENGFSIDIDRLIRGIQDVDMVVLANPHDITGTEFPMENLARIIEETDRQGKILVIDESYIEFTQSASLVRQIIESERAIIFRTFSVFHALSGLPVAYVMGSPGLINKIRDISLLPQVGTLAYMAALASLKDKGYRERTQRFIKEEKQFIMEKMKGIGRLKIFDTPCNFLLLKIRQPIMDLEELLLKRNILIDTYTDDEGNMYIRMPLKTHKFNARFIKTLKGIINSWGQAPAENRELI from the coding sequence ATGAATATCCATGATTTTTCAGAGCACAAAGGGTTCGACTTAAGGCAGGTAATGGATTTTGCCTCCGGCGTAAACCCCTTAGGCCCGTCAAACAAAGCAAAACATGCCATAAGAAAGGGCATAAAGCACCTGCCCTTTCCCCCTGATGAAGAGATCAGATATTTAAAGCGATATATCTGTAAAAAAGAACGGATCAGAGAAGATAATATAATATTCGGACAGGGTCTGCCTCATATACTCCATGCCTTAATACATATAGCCTCATCAAAAACAGTTTTTGCACCCTCACCTGTCTCGCTTGCATACAAGACGGTTTTTAACAGGTACGATGTGAACGTCGTCACCCTTCCCATGACGGAGGAAAACGGATTTTCAATTGATATAGACAGGCTTATCAGGGGTATTCAGGATGTTGATATGGTAGTGCTGGCAAACCCCCATGACATAACCGGCACAGAGTTCCCCATGGAAAACCTTGCCCGTATTATTGAAGAGACGGACAGGCAAGGTAAAATACTGGTAATTGACGAATCATATATTGAATTTACACAATCCGCTTCCTTGGTTCGACAGATTATTGAATCCGAAAGGGCTATCATATTCAGGACATTCTCTGTCTTCCATGCCCTGTCAGGGCTGCCTGTCGCATACGTCATGGGTTCACCGGGATTGATCAATAAAATCAGAGATATTTCTCTTCTTCCGCAAGTCGGCACTTTAGCATACATGGCTGCCCTTGCCTCATTGAAGGATAAGGGGTATAGAGAGAGAACACAGCGGTTTATCAAGGAAGAAAAGCAATTTATTATGGAAAAGATGAAGGGTATTGGCAGGTTGAAAATCTTTGACACACCCTGTAATTTTTTACTATTAAAAATTCGGCAACCGATAATGGATTTGGAAGAATTATTGCTGAAAAGGAATATTTTGATTGATACATATACAGACGATGAAGGAAATATGTATATAAGAATGCCGTTAAAAACACATAAGTTTAATGCCCGATTTATAAAAACACTAAAAGGTATTATAAATTCCTGGGGGCAAGCCCCTGCGGAAAACAGGGAGTTAATTTGA
- a CDS encoding tetratricopeptide repeat protein → MAKNKLKQDIKKPDIVIRTFAYIFNWVRENLKLCIAGIVGIIVICFCVFAYTLYEKKQDDKVQYMLSQGIQGFAEFSTTGNEEALKKAEDAMNKVVNEKRKKTQSIAKLYLGKIYYIKGKIEDSKKMYREAQNESNEPAIKMLSEKALSYIENKQTR, encoded by the coding sequence ATGGCAAAAAACAAGTTAAAGCAGGACATAAAAAAACCGGATATTGTTATAAGGACTTTCGCATACATCTTTAACTGGGTCAGAGAAAACCTTAAATTATGTATTGCAGGCATTGTTGGAATTATCGTCATCTGCTTTTGCGTATTTGCCTACACCCTCTATGAAAAGAAGCAGGATGATAAAGTCCAGTACATGCTTTCTCAGGGCATTCAGGGGTTCGCAGAATTTAGCACTACCGGAAATGAAGAAGCTTTAAAAAAGGCCGAAGATGCCATGAATAAGGTTGTAAATGAAAAGCGGAAAAAGACACAGAGCATAGCAAAACTGTATCTTGGTAAGATTTATTACATAAAAGGAAAGATAGAAGACTCAAAGAAGATGTACAGGGAAGCACAAAACGAATCAAACGAACCGGCTATTAAGATGCTCTCAGAGAAGGCGCTCAGTTACATTGAAAATAAGCAAACGCGTTAA
- a CDS encoding multidrug efflux SMR transporter — MYVIYLILAIVLEVSGTTSMKFSQGFTKIIPSILIFVFYGISFFFLTLTLKKLELSITYAVWAGLGTALIAGIGIIWFKEPVTPQKLVSIALIVLGVIGLNLSGDAH, encoded by the coding sequence ATGTATGTAATCTACTTAATTCTCGCTATTGTCCTCGAGGTCTCGGGTACAACAAGCATGAAATTTTCACAGGGTTTTACAAAAATCATCCCTTCGATCCTGATTTTTGTATTTTATGGGATCAGCTTCTTTTTTCTCACTCTAACCCTTAAAAAGCTTGAATTAAGCATTACTTATGCAGTGTGGGCCGGCCTGGGTACCGCCCTCATTGCAGGCATAGGTATAATTTGGTTTAAAGAACCTGTTACACCGCAAAAGCTCGTTTCAATAGCCCTCATTGTACTGGGGGTTATAGGCTTAAACCTGAGCGGAGATGCACATTAA